In Miscanthus floridulus cultivar M001 chromosome 5, ASM1932011v1, whole genome shotgun sequence, one genomic interval encodes:
- the LOC136451732 gene encoding uncharacterized protein isoform X1 yields the protein MGDHLALIVDRLLTESTLEAAIGGGKRMVDLHQETVAIEYCHRALGGGSATKVVECRICQEEDWDTCMEAPCACCGSLKYAHRKCIQRWCNEKGDTMCEICLQQFRPGYTSPQQLFHYGSIPMNFRGNWEIARQDLNDSQIITMMPTERDFIDNYDDYFPIRTRSSTLCCRTIAIIFMALLVLRHTLPLMIGDNGEYSLALFALLVLKTAGILFPILVMVRALASFHCRRRQQESREAYISSSESEEEDEEEEETVTNSAHPNYSQPRFIPVY from the exons ATGGGCGACCATCTCGCGTTGATCGTGGACCGGCTGCTGACAGAGTCGACGCTGGAGGCGGCGATCGGCGGTGGGAAGCGGATGGTCGATCTGCATCAGGAGACGGTGGCCATCGAGTACTGTCATCGCGCCCTAGGCGGTGGCTCGGCGACTAAGGTGGTGGAGTGCAGGATTTGCCAGGAGGAGGACTGGGACACCTGCATGGAGGCCCCCTGCGCCTGCTGTGGCAGCCTCAAG TATGCGCACCGGAAATGCATTCAGCGCTGGTGCAATGAGAAAGGCGACACCATGTGTGAAATATGCCTGCAG CAATTCAGACCAGGTTATACTTCTCCACAGCAGCTGTTTCACTATGGAAGTATACCAATGAACTTCAG AGGGAACTGGGAGATTGCCCGGCAAGATCTCAATGATTCCCAGATAATAACAATGATGCCCACGGAGCGTGATTTTATTGACAATTATGACGACTACTTTCCTATCAGGACAAGAAGTAGCACCTTGTGTTGCCGGACAATTGCCATAATT TTCATGGCACTCCTGGTCCTTCGTCACACTCTTCCTCTCATGATTGGTGACAATGGGGAGTACTCATTGGCCTTATTCGCG CTTCTGGTGCTGAAGACTGCAGGAATCCTATTCCCAATCCTGGTGATGGTGAGAGCATTGGCAAGCTTCCACTGTCGACGGCGGCAGCAg GAAAGCCGGGAAGCATATATATCTTCATCAGAAAgcgaggaggaagacgaagaggAAGAAGAGACAGTTACCAATTCGGCACATCCAAATTACTCACAACCACGCTTCATACCAGTCTACTGA
- the LOC136451732 gene encoding uncharacterized protein isoform X2 — translation MGDHLALIVDRLLTESTLEAAIGGGKRMVDLHQETVAIEYCHRALGGGSATKVVECRICQEEDWDTCMEAPCACCGSLKYAHRKCIQRWCNEKGDTMCEICLQQFRPGYTSPQQLFHYGSIPMNFRGNWEIARQDLNDSQIITMMPTERDFIDNYDDYFPIRTRSSTLCCRTIAIIFMALLVLRHTLPLMIGDNGEYSLALFALLVLKTAGILFPILVMVRALASFHCRRRQQII, via the exons ATGGGCGACCATCTCGCGTTGATCGTGGACCGGCTGCTGACAGAGTCGACGCTGGAGGCGGCGATCGGCGGTGGGAAGCGGATGGTCGATCTGCATCAGGAGACGGTGGCCATCGAGTACTGTCATCGCGCCCTAGGCGGTGGCTCGGCGACTAAGGTGGTGGAGTGCAGGATTTGCCAGGAGGAGGACTGGGACACCTGCATGGAGGCCCCCTGCGCCTGCTGTGGCAGCCTCAAG TATGCGCACCGGAAATGCATTCAGCGCTGGTGCAATGAGAAAGGCGACACCATGTGTGAAATATGCCTGCAG CAATTCAGACCAGGTTATACTTCTCCACAGCAGCTGTTTCACTATGGAAGTATACCAATGAACTTCAG AGGGAACTGGGAGATTGCCCGGCAAGATCTCAATGATTCCCAGATAATAACAATGATGCCCACGGAGCGTGATTTTATTGACAATTATGACGACTACTTTCCTATCAGGACAAGAAGTAGCACCTTGTGTTGCCGGACAATTGCCATAATT TTCATGGCACTCCTGGTCCTTCGTCACACTCTTCCTCTCATGATTGGTGACAATGGGGAGTACTCATTGGCCTTATTCGCG CTTCTGGTGCTGAAGACTGCAGGAATCCTATTCCCAATCCTGGTGATGGTGAGAGCATTGGCAAGCTTCCACTGTCGACGGCGGCAGCAg ATCATCTAA